The Geotrypetes seraphini chromosome 6, aGeoSer1.1, whole genome shotgun sequence genome includes a window with the following:
- the C6HXorf21 gene encoding protein CXorf21 homolog — translation MLSEGYLSGISYWFDDDNDGFSDGEAVDEMPREMGSICDFTRSSLEDTQREALFHNCKSVNKLISTIQGRETLSNRYQKSKLQQSTHKVCERQTSPVVNITGDSNINRETYIVPSSCKSMFRNYNDFYIAGDQVIPLHSGMTDFTSDSSFEFCDGPFLESSEIPPTMESMLAVSSDLVHKPVRKDSLSWRAGSIKDKSIIQHSLSNSGLNEYLEQKVVELYNQYIMDNMVNNASPTQIMTSEFIMNNVDQISLWISREQNMATTKAKDMVINCLRRLASEKMSTEISTPHLQISSETESQTAFKVE, via the coding sequence ATGCTTTCTGAAGGATATCTTAGTGGAATTTCCTACTGGTTTGATGATGACAATGATGGTTTCTCGGATGGTGAAGCAGTTGATGAAATGCCCCGAGAGATGGGCTCCATTTGTGACTTCACACGTTCCTCTCTTGAAGACACACAAAGAGAGGCTCTTTTTCACAACTGCAAGTCTGTCAACAAGTTAATTTCTACCATTCAAGGCAGAGAAACCTTAAGCAATAGGTATCAGAAGAGTAAATTGCAGCAAAGCACGCACAAAGTATGTGAAAGGCAAACATCTCCTGTTGTCAATATTACAGGGGATTCCAATATAAACCGAGAAACTTACATAGTCCCTTCTTCCTGTAAAAGCATGTTTAGGAACTACAATGATTTCTACATTGCTGGTGACCAGGTTATACCTCTACACTCAGGCATGACTGATTTTACCAGTGACAGCAGCTTCGAGTTTTGTGATGGCCCTTTTCTGGAGTCATCAGAAATTCCTCCAACTATGGAATCAATGTTAGCAGTGTCTAGCGATTTAGTCCATAAGCCAGTCAGGAAGGACTCACTGTCTTGGCGAGCAGGCAGCATAAAGGATAAAAGTATCATACAACATTCTCTTTCTAATTCAGGTCTGAATGAATATCTTGAACAGAAGGTTGTAGAATTATATAATCAGTATATCATGGATAACATGGTCAACAATGCATCCCCAACACAGATTATGACTTCTGAGTTCATCATGAATAATGTAGACCAAATCAGTTTGTGGATCTCACGAGAGCAAAATATGGCAACTACCAAGGCCAAAGACATGGTCATCAACTGTCTACGAAGACTTGCCAGTGAAAAAATGTCCACAGAAATCAGCACTCCTCATTTGCAGATATCCTCTGAAACTGAAAGCCAAACTGCATTTAAAGTTGAATGA